One genomic segment of Chitinibacter sp. FCG-7 includes these proteins:
- a CDS encoding HIT family protein, translated as MPTQCPLCQQDGGKIVWRNDLARVVLADEPDYPGFCRVILNRHAAEMTDLSVAERTELMNIVWAVESIQRSVLNPAKINLASLGNMVPHVHWHIIPRWRDDLHFPAPIWASANPDRQVYTPAAALLEQLQHQLEQLKP; from the coding sequence ATGCCTACCCAGTGCCCACTCTGCCAGCAAGACGGCGGCAAAATTGTCTGGCGCAATGACTTGGCGCGCGTCGTGCTGGCGGATGAGCCTGATTACCCCGGATTTTGCCGAGTTATTCTGAATCGTCATGCGGCCGAAATGACCGATCTGTCCGTCGCAGAACGCACCGAATTAATGAATATCGTCTGGGCCGTTGAAAGCATTCAGCGCAGCGTTTTAAATCCGGCTAAAATCAATCTAGCCAGCTTGGGCAATATGGTGCCGCATGTACACTGGCACATTATCCCGCGCTGGCGCGATGATCTGCACTTTCCTGCCCCAATCTGGGCCAGCGCAAATCCGGATCGTCAGGTTTACACCCCGGCAGCAGCTCTTCTTGAACAATTGCAACACCAACTTGAGCAATTAAAGCCATGA
- a CDS encoding FAD/FMN-binding oxidoreductase, which yields MADQTAAPLAHTQERLREIPYNYTSFSDREIVIRLLGQDGWRVLDELRQERKTGRSARMLFEVLGDIWVVKRNPYVQDDLLENNKRLKLLVEAMHHRLSEIEKRRQENERVNVLLERTRQAVDEFEREFRDVAILRKKVMRKMGSLTRKDNIQFDGLARVSHVTDATDWRVEYPFVVLCPDTEAEMAPLVAACIELGLTIIPRGGGTGYTGGAVPLTPLSAVINTEKLDRHQGVEKMHIPGVDHEISTIQCGAGVVTRRVMEAAEEAGLVFAVDPTSADASCIGGNVAMNAGGKKAVLWGTALDNLVSWKMVDPDGNWLFIERMDHNLGKIHDAAQATFRISKFKPDGKTALGVETLVIPGTTFRKEGLGKDVTDKFLAGLPGIQKEGTDGLITSARFVLHRMPDHIRTVCLEFFGEVSRAVPSIVEIKNYLDAHPTVQLAGLEHLDWRYVRAVGYATKAKSKGRPKMVLIADIVSDDEKALGEATSHVVQLANARGGEGFVAVLPEQRKKFWLDRARTAAIAKHTNAFKINEDVVIPLPRLGEYSDAIERINIELSIHNKLELLDHLSDFFAQGRLPFDTSDAPVSHDVLIGDRRESALAFIAQTRKHWEWINTNLDDAFELYQTAFPGMPLEKAVDANELPQSVFHALRDFVLRISYKRELLTELETLFSGRTDKPILDAIHALHQKVLKGRTWVALHMHAGDGNVHTNLPVNSDDYEMLQRAHHAVARIMQVARDLNGVISGEHGIGITKYEFLTRDELAPFEAYKQKVDPNGHFNKGKLMPGADLTDAYTPSFSLLGTESLILEQSDIGSISNMVKDCLRCGKCKPVCSTHVPRANLLYSPRNKILATGLLTEAFLYEEQTRRGISLKHFEELGDVADHCTVCHRCVNPCPVKIDFGDVSVAMRNFLRKEGKKKFNPGSALGMTFLTLKDPATIKLMRALMIGWGYKAQRLGHSLAKRFGLLKGVTKQPPSTLGTAPIKTQVIHFINKPMPGGLPKKTARALLDVEDSNIVPVIRDPKRLNEENEAVFYFPGCGSERLFSQVGLATQAMLWHVGTTTVLPPGYLCCGYPQTSSGQQDKGDKITMENRVLFHRLANTLNYLDIKTVVVSCGTCMDQLLKYRFEEIFPGCRLLDIHEYLLEKGVKLEGVSGTQYMYHEPCHTPMKTYKGIEVANELMGQRVDLNDRCCGESGTFAVARPDISTQVRFRKQEEMEKGAAKLRADAGDAKAPVKILTSCPSCMQGLSRYNDDSGTEADYIVVEIAKTVLGENWMPEYVKQAGNGGIERVLL from the coding sequence ATGGCCGACCAGACTGCCGCGCCCCTCGCCCACACGCAAGAACGCCTGCGTGAAATCCCATATAACTACACCTCATTTTCCGACCGTGAAATCGTGATTCGCCTGCTTGGCCAAGACGGCTGGCGCGTATTGGATGAGCTGCGTCAGGAACGAAAAACAGGCCGCTCTGCCCGCATGCTGTTTGAAGTGCTGGGTGATATCTGGGTCGTCAAGCGCAACCCCTATGTGCAGGATGATTTGCTGGAAAACAATAAGCGCCTGAAGCTGCTGGTTGAGGCCATGCATCACCGGCTATCCGAAATTGAAAAACGCCGTCAGGAAAACGAGCGCGTCAATGTGCTGCTGGAGCGGACACGCCAGGCCGTTGATGAGTTTGAGCGCGAATTCCGTGATGTAGCGATCCTGCGTAAAAAAGTGATGCGCAAAATGGGCTCGCTCACGCGCAAGGATAATATCCAGTTTGATGGTCTGGCTCGCGTATCGCATGTTACCGACGCCACCGACTGGCGCGTTGAATATCCCTTTGTCGTACTATGCCCCGATACCGAAGCCGAAATGGCGCCGCTGGTAGCGGCCTGTATCGAGCTGGGGCTGACGATTATCCCGCGTGGCGGTGGTACGGGTTACACCGGCGGTGCTGTGCCGCTCACCCCGCTGAGCGCCGTGATTAACACTGAAAAACTCGATCGCCATCAGGGCGTTGAGAAAATGCATATTCCCGGTGTTGACCACGAAATTTCAACGATCCAGTGCGGTGCCGGTGTCGTCACCCGCCGCGTGATGGAAGCGGCTGAAGAAGCTGGCCTCGTCTTTGCCGTTGACCCAACCTCAGCCGATGCCTCCTGTATCGGCGGTAATGTCGCAATGAACGCTGGTGGTAAAAAAGCCGTTCTGTGGGGCACTGCGCTCGACAATCTGGTCAGCTGGAAAATGGTCGACCCCGATGGCAACTGGTTGTTCATCGAGCGGATGGATCACAATCTGGGCAAAATCCACGATGCGGCGCAAGCCACTTTCCGCATCAGCAAATTCAAACCCGACGGCAAAACCGCGCTGGGCGTCGAGACGCTGGTGATTCCAGGCACCACCTTCCGTAAAGAAGGCCTGGGTAAAGACGTGACCGACAAGTTCCTTGCGGGTTTGCCGGGTATACAGAAGGAGGGTACCGATGGTTTGATCACCAGCGCACGCTTTGTGCTGCACCGCATGCCTGATCATATCCGTACTGTCTGTCTGGAGTTTTTCGGCGAAGTCAGCCGCGCTGTACCGTCGATTGTTGAAATCAAAAACTATCTGGATGCGCACCCTACCGTGCAATTGGCGGGCTTGGAACACCTCGATTGGCGCTATGTGCGTGCCGTCGGCTACGCGACCAAGGCAAAATCCAAAGGCCGCCCGAAAATGGTGCTGATCGCCGATATCGTATCGGACGATGAAAAAGCACTGGGCGAAGCGACCAGCCATGTGGTGCAGCTGGCCAACGCCCGTGGCGGCGAAGGTTTTGTTGCGGTACTGCCTGAGCAGCGCAAAAAATTCTGGCTCGATCGCGCCCGCACGGCCGCGATTGCCAAGCACACCAACGCCTTCAAGATCAATGAAGACGTGGTGATTCCGCTGCCACGGCTAGGCGAATACTCGGACGCAATTGAGCGCATCAATATCGAGCTGTCGATTCATAACAAACTCGAATTGCTCGATCATCTGAGCGATTTCTTCGCCCAAGGCCGCCTGCCTTTCGATACCAGCGATGCCCCCGTCAGCCACGATGTGCTGATTGGCGATCGTCGCGAGTCGGCGCTGGCATTTATTGCGCAAACGCGCAAACACTGGGAATGGATTAACACCAATCTGGACGACGCCTTCGAGCTATACCAGACTGCTTTCCCGGGTATGCCACTGGAAAAAGCAGTGGATGCCAATGAGCTACCGCAAAGCGTATTCCACGCGCTGCGCGACTTTGTGCTGCGTATTTCGTACAAACGCGAATTGCTCACCGAGCTGGAAACGCTGTTTAGCGGCCGCACCGACAAGCCAATTCTGGATGCGATCCACGCCCTGCATCAAAAGGTGCTCAAAGGCCGCACTTGGGTTGCGCTGCATATGCACGCCGGCGATGGCAATGTGCATACCAATTTGCCAGTCAATTCAGACGACTATGAAATGCTGCAACGCGCTCACCACGCCGTGGCACGCATTATGCAAGTTGCGCGTGATTTGAATGGCGTAATTTCGGGTGAGCACGGCATTGGCATTACCAAGTACGAATTTTTGACGCGTGACGAGCTTGCGCCGTTTGAAGCGTACAAACAAAAAGTCGACCCAAACGGCCACTTCAACAAAGGCAAACTGATGCCGGGTGCCGATCTGACCGATGCTTACACGCCATCGTTCAGCCTGCTCGGCACCGAGTCGCTGATTCTGGAGCAATCGGACATTGGCAGCATCAGCAATATGGTCAAAGACTGTCTGCGTTGTGGCAAATGTAAACCTGTCTGCAGCACGCACGTGCCACGCGCGAACTTGCTGTATTCGCCGCGCAATAAGATTCTGGCGACGGGTTTGCTCACTGAAGCTTTCCTCTACGAAGAGCAAACTCGCCGTGGCATTTCGCTCAAGCACTTTGAAGAGCTGGGTGATGTGGCAGATCACTGTACCGTGTGCCACCGCTGCGTAAATCCTTGCCCGGTGAAGATCGACTTTGGCGATGTGTCGGTCGCGATGCGCAACTTCCTGCGCAAAGAAGGCAAAAAGAAATTCAACCCGGGCTCGGCGCTGGGCATGACTTTCTTGACGCTAAAAGATCCGGCCACGATCAAATTGATGCGCGCCTTGATGATAGGCTGGGGTTACAAAGCCCAGCGTTTAGGTCATTCGCTGGCAAAACGCTTTGGTCTGCTCAAGGGAGTCACCAAACAGCCACCGTCGACACTCGGCACTGCGCCGATCAAGACGCAGGTGATTCACTTCATCAATAAACCGATGCCAGGTGGCCTGCCGAAGAAAACTGCGCGTGCACTACTGGATGTGGAAGATAGCAATATCGTACCGGTGATTCGTGACCCGAAACGGCTGAACGAAGAAAACGAAGCCGTGTTCTACTTCCCCGGTTGTGGCTCGGAACGCCTGTTCAGTCAGGTCGGATTGGCGACACAAGCGATGCTGTGGCATGTCGGCACGACGACCGTCTTGCCACCAGGCTATCTGTGCTGCGGCTACCCGCAAACCTCGAGCGGCCAGCAAGATAAAGGCGACAAGATCACGATGGAAAACCGCGTGCTCTTCCATCGCTTGGCCAACACTTTGAATTATCTGGACATCAAGACCGTCGTTGTTTCGTGCGGTACGTGTATGGATCAGCTGCTCAAATATCGTTTCGAGGAGATTTTCCCGGGTTGCCGCCTGCTGGATATCCATGAGTATCTGCTTGAAAAGGGCGTCAAGCTTGAAGGTGTGAGCGGTACCCAGTATATGTATCACGAGCCGTGCCATACACCGATGAAAACGTACAAAGGCATTGAAGTAGCCAACGAGCTGATGGGCCAACGCGTTGACCTGAATGATCGTTGTTGCGGTGAGTCGGGTACATTTGCCGTTGCTCGCCCTGATATTTCGACTCAGGTGCGTTTCCGTAAGCAAGAAGAGATGGAAAAAGGCGCGGCTAAACTGCGCGCCGATGCGGGCGATGCTAAAGCACCAGTCAAGATCCTGACTTCTTGCCCATCATGTATGCAGGGCTTGAGCCGTTATAACGACGATTCGGGCACTGAAGCCGATTACATCGTGGTTGAAATTGCGAAGACCGTGCTGGGCGAGAACTGGATGCCCGAATACGTCAAGCAAGCAGGCAATGGCGGTATCGAGCGCGTCCTGCTGTAA
- a CDS encoding tetratricopeptide repeat-containing diguanylate cyclase has protein sequence MTTEHDVNNLNQRARALSREHPTEALACAQQAAIYAIQLNYDFGFTEAIFIQGSIMSLQGNVAEGLHLMRHALYMANLHQFQTLTPDCLQEIARACYTMGDYDNALDTWALCLDAALAIDAKDIYIKGQIGLGQLYFAHDDFYNALNHHLKARDHAYQCQDQNILAAIEINIGTDQFELEQLDSAKATLKRALVYAQQAHNLEYQAAAMGTLGRVALAENDLPLARSYLERARGINQRHENRWGEAHNLYNLGLLARRENQLDKAIEFFNLSLQAAEQMSAGHLIYQLEFALSEAQEYSGNFALALKLHQQAYQHHYHLLRQASLQRLHAMETKLEAERTRQENIHLRAQNDQERKARLYSDHIASQDQLTGLLNRRGFEQRGHALLQSNPEHREPLALLMLDIDFFKAVNDRWGHLVGDYVLRQVAALLKSGCRQDDLVCRWGGEEFLILLPSRNGMPARDVAERLRLMVQNWSWDKIEHGLSMSISIGVTHYQNDTQLMQLVQRADQNLYRAKQAGRNQIVF, from the coding sequence ATGACCACAGAACACGATGTCAATAACCTGAACCAGCGAGCACGTGCCCTCTCGCGCGAACACCCAACCGAAGCGCTGGCCTGTGCGCAGCAAGCGGCCATTTACGCCATCCAGCTCAACTATGATTTTGGCTTTACCGAGGCCATCTTCATTCAGGGCAGCATTATGAGCTTGCAGGGCAATGTGGCCGAAGGGCTGCACCTGATGCGCCACGCCCTGTATATGGCCAATCTGCACCAGTTTCAGACGCTAACTCCCGATTGCCTGCAGGAAATCGCCAGAGCCTGCTACACGATGGGTGATTACGATAATGCACTGGATACCTGGGCGCTGTGTCTGGATGCGGCTTTAGCCATTGACGCCAAAGACATCTATATCAAGGGGCAGATTGGCCTGGGCCAGCTGTATTTTGCGCATGACGATTTTTATAATGCGCTCAATCACCACCTCAAAGCTCGCGATCACGCTTATCAATGCCAGGATCAGAACATTCTGGCCGCAATTGAAATCAATATTGGCACCGACCAATTTGAACTGGAACAACTCGATAGCGCCAAAGCCACACTCAAACGCGCCCTAGTTTATGCTCAGCAAGCGCACAATCTGGAATATCAGGCGGCGGCCATGGGCACACTAGGTCGTGTGGCACTGGCGGAGAACGATCTACCGCTCGCACGCTCTTACCTAGAGCGGGCACGCGGCATCAACCAGCGCCACGAAAACCGCTGGGGAGAGGCGCACAATCTGTATAACCTCGGGCTTTTGGCGCGCAGGGAAAACCAGCTCGACAAGGCCATCGAGTTTTTCAATCTGAGCCTGCAGGCGGCTGAACAGATGAGTGCAGGCCATTTGATCTATCAACTGGAATTTGCCCTGTCCGAAGCCCAGGAATACAGCGGCAACTTTGCCTTGGCACTCAAACTGCACCAGCAAGCCTATCAGCACCACTACCATTTATTGCGTCAGGCCTCATTGCAACGTCTGCATGCCATGGAAACCAAGCTGGAGGCCGAAAGAACCCGACAGGAAAACATCCACCTGCGTGCGCAAAACGATCAGGAACGCAAAGCACGCCTTTACAGCGACCATATCGCATCACAAGACCAGCTGACCGGGTTATTAAACCGCCGTGGCTTCGAGCAGCGTGGGCACGCGCTACTGCAGTCGAACCCGGAACACCGTGAACCACTGGCACTACTGATGCTGGATATTGATTTTTTCAAGGCAGTCAATGACCGCTGGGGTCATCTGGTCGGCGATTATGTGCTACGCCAGGTCGCTGCCCTGCTCAAATCCGGCTGTCGGCAGGACGATCTGGTCTGCCGCTGGGGCGGGGAAGAATTCCTGATCCTGCTACCGTCGCGCAATGGCATGCCTGCGCGCGATGTGGCCGAGCGCCTGCGCCTGATGGTGCAAAACTGGTCGTGGGACAAAATCGAGCATGGGCTGAGTATGAGCATCAGCATTGGCGTGACGCACTATCAGAATGACACCCAGTTGATGCAGCTCGTCCAGCGTGCTGATCAGAATTTATATCGAGCCAAGCAAGCGGGTCGTAATCAGATTGTTTTTTAA
- a CDS encoding tetratricopeptide repeat protein — MNEAELRRQIARARKLLHSQSTEALAIVLDARKHAKALQLPELEANTLCITALCVYDFGHYAEVLDYLDQIDQLASQNQIGQQEGELLQTYARTYYTMGEYAKASDYWRRCLTLPDSAIILDTRIKAHIGLGQLYYAHEHYESALAHHRRAEELAASSDDYQLQAAILINIAADLISCNKLSDAHVVLKGALPLVKADHNYRNEAEIYALIGQIQLLRGDYDKARMSLLVALKINRMHINQWGEASAMLTLGKVYLASGHIEMAREQLVEALNKACGLGAIHLQYNAHLALAEIYSKLGKSDIAEGHVLLHKTLRNQLLASTLESDLETMELRLELL; from the coding sequence ATGAACGAGGCAGAATTAAGGCGCCAAATCGCCCGTGCGCGCAAACTCCTCCACTCGCAAAGCACCGAAGCACTGGCCATCGTTCTGGATGCTCGCAAGCACGCCAAAGCGTTGCAATTACCCGAGCTGGAAGCCAATACCCTGTGCATCACTGCCCTGTGCGTTTATGACTTTGGCCATTACGCCGAAGTGCTCGATTACCTTGATCAAATCGACCAGCTGGCCAGCCAGAATCAGATTGGGCAACAGGAAGGCGAGCTGCTGCAAACTTATGCGCGCACCTACTACACGATGGGCGAGTACGCTAAGGCCAGCGATTACTGGCGACGCTGCCTCACCCTGCCCGACTCGGCCATAATTCTGGACACGCGAATCAAGGCGCATATTGGCTTGGGTCAATTGTATTACGCACACGAGCATTACGAATCGGCGCTGGCTCACCATCGCCGAGCCGAAGAGCTGGCCGCCAGCTCGGACGACTACCAGTTGCAAGCAGCCATCCTGATCAATATTGCCGCCGATCTGATCAGCTGTAACAAGCTCAGCGATGCCCATGTGGTACTCAAAGGCGCGCTGCCGCTAGTCAAAGCCGATCACAATTACCGGAATGAAGCCGAGATTTATGCACTGATCGGGCAAATCCAGCTGCTTCGCGGCGACTATGACAAAGCCAGGATGAGTTTGCTTGTGGCGCTGAAAATCAACCGCATGCACATCAATCAGTGGGGCGAAGCCAGTGCCATGCTCACGCTGGGGAAAGTTTATCTGGCCAGCGGTCATATTGAGATGGCACGAGAGCAGCTGGTTGAGGCGCTGAACAAAGCCTGCGGTCTGGGGGCAATTCATCTGCAATACAATGCCCATTTGGCGCTGGCTGAAATTTATTCAAAGCTGGGTAAAAGCGATATCGCCGAAGGGCATGTTTTATTACATAAGACTTTGCGCAATCAGCTACTGGCCAGCACGCTGGAAAGTGATCTGGAAACCATGGAATTGCGTCTGGAACTGCTATAG
- a CDS encoding iron-containing alcohol dehydrogenase, which yields MHAFSFHNPCQIEFGAGQIAKLGSLIPVQARVLVLYGGGSIKRNGAYEQISSALQQHHWQEFSGIEPNPEFETLMRAVQFARKHALDYIVAVGGGSVIDGAKFVAAAVPHDGDCWLIIGNRTPLKTALPLAAVLTLPATGSESNFAAVISRRESNDKLSFKNPLVFPKLAILDPTLTFSLPARQIGNGVVDAFVHTLEQYLTYPNEARVQDRLAEGILQTLIEIGPVTLNEPDNYDARANLMWAANQALYGLVGLGQAQDWATHAMGHELTMLFGLDHARTLAIVLPALWRYRFAAKQAKLAQYGRRVWALTGDDATVAAAAIEATSQFFAQMGLSARLGDYGIDAQEAADGVAAQLIRHQRLKLGENQDLTPDDCRAILLTAA from the coding sequence ATGCACGCATTCAGCTTTCATAATCCCTGTCAGATCGAGTTTGGTGCAGGCCAGATCGCCAAATTGGGTAGCCTGATTCCTGTACAGGCCCGGGTGCTGGTGTTGTACGGTGGTGGCAGCATTAAACGTAACGGCGCTTATGAGCAGATCAGCTCGGCATTACAACAACATCACTGGCAGGAATTTTCCGGCATCGAGCCCAACCCCGAGTTTGAAACACTGATGCGGGCGGTACAGTTTGCGCGCAAGCATGCGCTTGATTACATCGTGGCGGTGGGTGGCGGCTCGGTCATTGATGGGGCCAAATTTGTCGCCGCGGCCGTGCCGCATGACGGCGATTGCTGGCTCATTATCGGCAACCGCACACCACTGAAAACAGCCCTGCCGCTGGCGGCCGTCCTCACGCTGCCCGCCACCGGCTCGGAAAGCAATTTTGCTGCGGTGATTTCAAGACGGGAAAGCAATGACAAATTGTCATTCAAAAATCCGCTCGTGTTTCCCAAACTGGCGATTCTGGACCCGACACTGACTTTTTCGCTGCCCGCACGGCAAATTGGCAACGGCGTAGTCGATGCCTTCGTACACACGCTGGAGCAGTACCTCACCTACCCGAACGAAGCCCGCGTGCAAGACCGGTTGGCCGAAGGCATTTTGCAAACACTGATCGAAATCGGCCCGGTGACACTGAACGAGCCGGACAATTACGATGCCCGCGCCAATCTAATGTGGGCGGCCAATCAGGCTCTGTATGGTCTGGTCGGTTTGGGGCAAGCCCAAGACTGGGCCACCCATGCGATGGGGCATGAGCTGACCATGCTGTTCGGTCTGGATCATGCGCGCACGCTGGCTATTGTGCTGCCCGCTTTATGGCGCTATCGCTTTGCCGCCAAGCAGGCCAAGCTGGCGCAATACGGGCGGCGAGTCTGGGCGCTGACCGGCGACGATGCCACGGTGGCTGCTGCAGCCATTGAAGCGACCAGCCAGTTTTTTGCCCAGATGGGCTTGTCTGCCCGGCTCGGCGATTATGGCATCGACGCGCAAGAAGCCGCCGATGGCGTTGCCGCCCAGCTAATCCGGCATCAGCGTTTGAAGCTGGGAGAAAATCAGGATCTGACACCCGACGATTGCCGTGCCATTTTGCTGACAGCGGCATAG